A stretch of Vigna angularis cultivar LongXiaoDou No.4 chromosome 4, ASM1680809v1, whole genome shotgun sequence DNA encodes these proteins:
- the LOC108342549 gene encoding B-box zinc finger protein 21: protein MKIQCDVCNEHQASLFCTADEAAICDDCDHRVHHANKLASKHHRFSLTHPSAKHFPLCDICQEKRAFVFCQQDRAILCKECDVSIHSVNELTKNHSRFLLTGIKFSTSAIPYSSSSSSSSSSSAAAKKNPVLDTSLPPSNPPSTPSRPKPGGNLQTNQEPGFTGSSISEYLINTIPGMKFEDFLDSHSTFDCSKNGDEMLSVFGEGNMVSFSSGGIWVPQAPPSAVAYWEQMGEQNGYREGRKGSVRSSLGDDNNFVVPQMSPPSNVSKKSRFLW from the exons atgaAGATCCAGTGTGATGTCTGTAACGAACACCAGGCTTCTTTATTCTGCACCGCCGATGAAGCCGCCATCTGCGACGACTGCGACCACCGTGTCCACCACGCCAACAAGCTCGCCTCCAAACACCACCGCTTCTCTCTCACCCACCCCTCTGCTAAGCATTTTCCTCTCTGTGATATTTGCCAG GAGAAAAGAGCTTTTGTGTTTTGTCAGCAAGATAGAGCAATTCTGTGCAAAGAGTGTGACGTGTCCATTCATTCTGTCAACGAACTCACCAAGAACCATAGCAGGTTTCTTCTCACCGGGATCAAGTTTTCTACTTCCGCCATaccttattcttcttcttcttcttcatcatcatcatcatcagcagcAGCCAAGAAAAACCCTGTTCTCGATACTTCACTCCCACCTTCCAATCCTCCTTCAACACCCTCACGGCCTAAGCCTGGAGGAAACTTGCAAACAAATCAAGAACCTGGTTTTACTGGTAGCAGCATATCAGAGTACCTGATAAACACTATCCCAGGCATGAAGTTCGAAGATTTTCTCGATTCCCATTCAACCTTTGATTGCTCTAAG AATGGTGATGAGATGTTGTCGGTGTTTGGTGAGGGAAACATGGTTTCGTTCTCCTCTGGTGGGATCTGGGTTCCTCAAGCGCCACCTTCTGCTGTTGCATACTGGGAACAGATGGGTGAGCAGAATGGGTACAGAGAGGGAAGGAAAGGTAGCGTCAGATCAAGTTTGGGCGATGATAATAATTTCGTAGTTCCTCAGATGAGTCCTCCCAGCAACGTTTCGAAGAAATCCAGGTTTCTTTGGTAG
- the LOC108341292 gene encoding cold and drought-regulated protein CORA: protein METSRTSSRVLCLILALLITIVGLRCDDMKNGNASSHDHNNATFVTFPNQGINAELKGEHDSSYDSNDKVHVENSLYYGGGGGGGGGGGGWGGGGGGGGGGGGGGGGGWGGGGGGGGGGGGGGWGGGGGEGGGGDGGSGWRCRGHGRRKGHDYKAKKKEVYEEEEYRLGEYAECKGRTRCWGMRLECPLHCGGPCFYDCHNFCKAHCHQT from the coding sequence ATGGAGACCTCGAGAACAAGTTCTCGGGTCCTCTGTCTAATCCTTGCACTGTTGATAACAATTGTTGGGCTTAGATGTGACGATATGAAAAATGGAAACGCTTCAAGTCATGATCACAACAATGCGACATTTGTAACGTTCCCTAATCAAGGGATAAATGCAGAACTAAAAGGAGAACACGACAGTTCATACGACAGTAATGATAAAGTTCACGTCGAGAACAGCTTGTATTATGGAGGAGGCGGAGgcggtggaggaggaggaggaggatggGGTGGTGGTGGGGGTGGAGGAGGgggaggtggtggtggaggaggtggtggatggggaggtggaggtggaggtggaggaggaggaggaggaggcggttggggtggtggaggaggagaaggtggtggtggtgatggaGGTAGTGGGTGGAGATGTAGGGGGCATGGTAGAAGGAAGGGGCATGATTACAAAGCGAAGAAGAAAGAGGTGTATGAGGAGGAAGAGTATAGGTTGGGAGAATATGCAGAATGCAAGGGAAGAACACGATGCTGGGGAATGAGGTTGGAATGCCCCCTTCATTGTGGAGGACCTTGTTTCTATGATTGTCACAATTTCTGTAAGGCTCATTGCCACCAAACCTAG